Proteins from a single region of Chromobacterium sp. ATCC 53434:
- the ampC gene encoding class C beta-lactamase, giving the protein MTKTRKRSMCFGLLACLSLVPAAAVDAGGREGIDKVMEATIPPLMKANDIPGMAVAVLADGRARYFNYGVASRESGQPVSEDTLFELGSISKTFTGILGGYALARGKLSLSDPASRYWSELNGSAFDRVSLLQLATYSAGGLPLQFPAASDDKDKMLAYYRDWQPVFAPGSRRLYSNPSIGLFGHLAARSLGQPFDEAMERTLLPRLGLNNTYVHVPAAAQSRYAWGYSKAGKPVRVGPGALDAEAYGIKSSAADMLKYLAINMSGGSDPALRRAIAASHAAYYRVGDMRQGLGWEGYRYPISLSRLLAGNSDAMAFRPQAAQWLTPPLQNDAEALLNKTGSTNGFGAYVLMVPSRGIGLVLLANRNYPNAARVEAAYRILSALEREPKAGPPRRE; this is encoded by the coding sequence ATGACGAAAACCAGAAAACGATCGATGTGCTTCGGCCTGCTCGCTTGTCTTTCCCTTGTTCCGGCCGCGGCCGTCGATGCCGGGGGGCGGGAGGGGATCGACAAGGTGATGGAGGCGACGATACCGCCGTTGATGAAGGCCAACGACATTCCCGGCATGGCGGTGGCTGTGTTGGCCGATGGCCGTGCGCGTTACTTCAATTACGGCGTCGCCTCGCGGGAGAGCGGGCAGCCGGTGAGCGAGGACACGCTGTTCGAGCTGGGCTCGATCAGCAAGACCTTCACCGGCATTTTGGGAGGCTATGCGCTGGCTCGGGGCAAGTTGTCCTTGTCCGATCCGGCCAGCCGATACTGGTCGGAATTGAACGGCAGCGCGTTCGATCGAGTGTCGCTGCTGCAACTGGCCACCTACAGCGCCGGCGGGCTGCCGCTGCAGTTTCCGGCCGCGTCGGACGACAAGGATAAGATGCTGGCCTACTACCGGGACTGGCAGCCGGTCTTTGCGCCGGGCAGTCGCCGCCTGTATTCCAATCCCAGCATCGGCCTGTTCGGACACCTGGCGGCGCGCAGCCTGGGTCAGCCGTTCGACGAGGCGATGGAACGGACCCTGCTGCCCCGGCTGGGCTTGAACAACACCTATGTCCATGTGCCGGCCGCGGCGCAGTCGCGCTATGCCTGGGGGTATTCCAAGGCCGGCAAGCCGGTACGGGTGGGGCCGGGCGCGCTGGATGCCGAGGCTTACGGCATCAAGTCCAGCGCGGCGGACATGCTGAAATACCTGGCGATCAATATGTCCGGCGGCTCGGATCCGGCCTTGCGGCGGGCGATCGCGGCCAGTCATGCCGCTTATTACCGCGTCGGCGACATGCGGCAAGGGCTGGGCTGGGAGGGCTATCGCTATCCGATCAGCCTGTCCAGGCTGCTGGCCGGCAATTCCGACGCGATGGCGTTCCGACCGCAGGCGGCGCAGTGGCTGACGCCGCCTCTGCAGAACGATGCGGAGGCGCTGTTGAACAAGACCGGCTCCACCAACGGTTTCGGCGCTTATGTGTTGATGGTGCCGTCGCGCGGGATAGGTTTGGTATTGCTGGCCAACCGCAATTATCCGAACGCCGCGCGAGTGGAGGCGGCATACCGCATCCTGTCGGCGCTGGAGCGCGAGCCGAAAGCGGGCCCGCCGCGACGCGAGTGA
- a CDS encoding N-acetylmuramoyl-L-alanine amidase, whose translation MIAAGGALLAVPLARARNETSRLWIDESHISANQDSRVRTLVFHYTAVDFASSLKLLTEAQYRTSAHYLVPDAATLSGRPAVLRLVAEERRAWHAGDSCWRGQRYLNGGSIGVEIVNRGYPSPLQDDWPPMRRDWEAFDDAQIALVGNLAADIVARHQIRPCDVVGHADIAPGRKMDPGPKFPWERLYREFGVGAWPDDEDVRRFLPLQPKAANATSWQRRLAAYGYDVPQSGEWDVKTRDAIVAFQMHFRPARYDGEPDAESSAIVDALLRKYASAARGGEEVDPA comes from the coding sequence ATGATCGCCGCGGGCGGCGCGTTGCTGGCGGTTCCGCTTGCCAGGGCGCGGAACGAAACGAGCAGGCTCTGGATAGACGAATCCCACATATCGGCCAACCAGGATTCCCGGGTGCGCACTCTGGTGTTCCATTATACGGCGGTAGATTTCGCCAGTTCGCTGAAGCTGCTGACGGAGGCGCAATACCGGACCAGCGCGCATTATCTGGTGCCTGACGCCGCGACGCTGTCCGGGCGGCCCGCCGTGCTGCGGCTGGTGGCGGAGGAGAGGCGGGCCTGGCATGCCGGCGACAGCTGCTGGCGAGGACAGCGCTATTTGAATGGCGGCTCGATTGGCGTGGAGATCGTCAATCGCGGCTATCCGTCGCCGCTGCAGGACGATTGGCCGCCGATGCGGCGGGATTGGGAAGCGTTCGACGACGCGCAGATTGCGCTGGTCGGCAACTTGGCGGCCGACATCGTCGCCCGCCACCAGATCAGGCCTTGCGATGTCGTCGGGCATGCCGATATCGCGCCGGGCCGGAAAATGGATCCGGGCCCGAAGTTTCCCTGGGAGCGGCTGTACCGGGAGTTTGGCGTTGGCGCTTGGCCGGACGACGAGGACGTGCGTCGTTTCCTTCCCTTGCAGCCAAAGGCGGCGAATGCGACCAGCTGGCAGCGCCGTTTGGCCGCTTATGGCTACGACGTGCCGCAAAGTGGGGAATGGGATGTCAAGACGCGGGATGCGATTGTGGCCTTCCAGATGCATTTTCGACCTGCCCGCTATGATGGCGAGCCTGACGCGGAATCGTCGGCCATCGTCGACGCGCTGTTGCGCAAGTACGCCAGCGCGGCGAGAGGGGGCGAGGAGGTGGATCCGGCCTGA